A window of the Chlorocebus sabaeus isolate Y175 chromosome 8, mChlSab1.0.hap1, whole genome shotgun sequence genome harbors these coding sequences:
- the FABP12 gene encoding fatty acid-binding protein 12, with product MVDQLQGTWKSVSCENFEEYSKELGIGRASRKLGCLAKPTVTISTDGDVITIKTKSIFKNSEISFKLGEEFEEITPGGHKTKSKVTLDKESLIQVRNWDGKETTITRKLVDGKMVVESAVNSVICTRTYEKVSSNSVSKS from the exons ATGGTTGACCAGCTCCAAGGAACATGGAAGTCCGTTTCTTGTGAAAATTTCGAAGAATACTCGAAGGAGCTGG GTATAGGAAGAGCCAGCAGGAAACTGGGCTGTTTGGCAAAACCCACTGTGACCATCAGTACAGATGGAGATGTCAtcacaataaaaaccaaaagcatCTTTAAAAATAGTGAGATCTCCTTTAAGCTGGGAGAAGAGTTTGAGGAAATCACACCAGGCGGCCACAAAACAAAG agtaAAGTAACCCTAGATAAGGAGTCCCTGATTCAAGTTCGGAACTGGGATGGCAAAGAAACCACCATAACGAGAAAGCTGGTGGATGGGAAAATGGTGGTG GAAAGCGCTGTGAACAGTGTTATCTGTACACGAACATATGAGAAAGTATCATCAAATTCAGTCTCAAAATCTTAA